The following coding sequences are from one Halictus rubicundus isolate RS-2024b chromosome 11, iyHalRubi1_principal, whole genome shotgun sequence window:
- the LOC143358730 gene encoding ATP-binding cassette sub-family G member 8 isoform X2, translating into MGSEAWELERRYSVPGALDTRGLEPPASEDLHAWSIYRQNLNSDFTDSALGSAEKSPLPYGNFQLRDSTVQSILRHPRYGPKSPLASNSYTYLKFGLPRVLPPSARNRDGSSGYDSSEEGRRVSHAGTSGHGTSAMRSARSDPDFRHVHAVPREHAHSQLTVSRENPRLRSASEANLLQGGPRNNRRHSIAPIDPGYGVHEPRGHGMLGPEGYTLPLRPVPCLQHPHLQLRGVEASGSDGLPLLRGITLEAGATEVLAIMATTEKEGKHIVETIAGRKRIKRGDILLNGKSVSSRSLRSRVAYLSTESSLSPGLTAQQTLSFYMLLRGGPNTSKLEAEAILQELGLEATKHCLVNSLTTSEARRLSLACRLLQDSHILALDRPTHGLDIFDAFFLVEYLRQWAHRGQRLVVLTLHPPTYEILTMVSRVALTSGGRIMYSGLRRDMLPYFALAEFPCPPFKNPSDYYLDLVTLDDLSAEAMLESSQRIDHLAELARTRLPPLTDPGPPGALPPSISSPNIFMQIYALLLRTLIYSQPWTLTRLLRKIVVSASLSILLGAIFWDVAGDSNLNLRDRVGFHYASLGVFFWPLCMIAICEVADCRPNVERDIKDGLYGRFIYILTELFCGAVSWCIVYLIYLAPGYAMSGLHLVPDETLTSLWNYLSIGLLYLILQHLICILFAHTCKWIYLACLFSGIVIGEMSLAGGVTLHLENLPGWYQKISPMQWSLSLLLPTLHQPEVMSKLANCKPKQIQRQDIIVQATCEPPDGALALYEIALDKYNVQGELWLGIGIAIVSVLIMIVFLCIRYTTPKRLRTAPNKP; encoded by the exons ATGGGTTCAGAGGCGTGGGAGCTGGAGCGGAGGTACTCGGTGCCTGGGGCCTTGGACACTAGAGGATTGGAGCCGCCGGCTAGCGAAGACCTGCATGCCTGGTCCATTTACAG GCAAAACCTGAACTCGGATTTCACGGACTCTGCTCTGGGATCCGCGGAGAAGTCGCCCCTGCCTTATGGCAATTTCCAGCTGCGGGACTCGACGGTGCAGAGTATCCTCAGGCACCCTAGATACGGGCCGAAAAGCCCCCTAGCTAGCAACTCGTACACTTACCTGAAGTTTGGTCTTCCAAGGGTGCTGCCCCCTAGCGCACGCAACCGGGACGGGTCCAGCGGGTACGATTCCAGCGAGGAGGGTCGTAGAGTGTCGCACGCGGGTACCTCGGGTCATGGAACCTCTGCCATGCGATCTGCCAGGAGCGACCCTGACTTCAGGCATGTCCACGCGGTGCCTAGAGAGCATGCGCACTCTCAGCTGACGGTGTCCAGAGAGAATCCGAGGTTGAGAAGTGCTAGCGAGGCTAATCTGCTCCAGGGAGGGCCTAGGAACAACAGGAGACACAGTATAGCACCCATTGATCCTGGCTATGGGGTCCACGAACCTAGAG GTCATGGTATGCTCGGGCCGGAAGGTTACACCCTGCCTCTGAGGCCTGTACCTTGTCTGCAACACCCTCATCTTCAACTAAGAGGTGTGGAAGCTTCCGGAAGCGATGGGCTACCTCTTCTCCGGGGAATCACCCTGGAGGCCGGCGCCACCGAGGTCCTGGCCATCATGGCGACCACCGAGAAGGAGGGGAAGCACATAGTGGAGACCATCGCTGGCCGGAAACGAATCAAACGGGGAGACATTCTGCTGAACGGGAAGTCTGTGTCCTCGCGTTCCTTGCG GTCCCGTGTCGCCTACTTGTCTACAGAGAGCAGCCTAAGTCCCGGTCTAACAGCTCAACAGACTCTCAGCTTCTACATGCTGCTGAGAGGCGGCCCCAATACGTCCAAGCTGGAGGCTGAAGCTATTCTTCAGGAACTCGGTCTGGAAGCAACGAAACACTGTCTGGTGAACTCGTTGACGACCTCGGAGGCTAGGAGACTGTCTCTAGCCTGCCGTCTGCTTCAGGACTCTCATATTCTGGCTCTGGATAGACCCACACATGGTTTGGATATATTCGACGCGTTCTTTCTGGTCGAATATCTGAGACAATGGGCCCACAGAGGCCAGAGGCTTGTTGTCCTAACCTTGCACCCGCCCACTTACGAAATCCTGACGATGGTGTCGAGGGTGGCGCTGACTTCCGGTGGCAGGATCATGTACTCCGGTCTCAGGCGGGACATGTTGCCATATTTCGCGCTCGCTGAGTTCCCTTGTCCCCCTTTCAAGAACCCCTCGGACTACTATT TGGACTTAGTGACCTTGGATGATCTGTCAGCCGAGGCGATGCTGGAGTCCTCCCAGAGGATAGACCACCTGGCTGAGCTAGCCAGGACCAGGCTGCCTCCTCTGACCGATCCTGGACCCCCCGGCGCACTACCGCCCTCTATCTCCAGCCCGAATATTTTCATGCAGATCTACGCTTTGTTGCTGAGGACATTGATCTACAGTCAGCCCTGGACACTAACCAGATTGCTCAGGAAGATCGTGGTCTCGGCATCGCTCAGCATTCTGCTCGGTGCAATATTTTGGGACGTTGCTGGGGACTCTAACCTGAACCTGAGGGACAGGGTGGGCTTCCACTATGCCAGCCTGGGCGTGTTCTTCTGGCCGCTGTGCATGATCGCCATCTGCGAGGTGGCCGACTGCAGACCCAACGTGGAGAGGGACATCAAGGATGGCCTTTATGGCAGATTCATCTACATTCTGACAGAG CTATTTTGCGGAGCTGTGTCCTGGTGCATAGTCTACCTGATCTACCTGGCACCTGGCTACGCTATGTCAGGACTCCACCTGGTGCCTGACGAGACCCTGACCTCCCTGTGGAACTACTTGAGCATCGGGTTGCTGTACCTGATCCTACAGCACCTGATCTGCATCCTGTTCGCTCACACTTGCAAGTGGATCTACTTGGCCTGCCTGTTTTCTGGGATCGTGATAGGTGAGATGAGCCTGGCTGGTGGAGTGACTCTTCATCTGGAGAACCTGCCAGGCTGGTACCAAAAGATCAGCCCCATGCAGTGGTCATTGTCCCTGTTGTTGCCTACTCTTCATCAGCCAGAGGTGATGAGCAAATTGGCCAACTGCAAGCCTAAACAGATTCAGAGGCAGGACATCATCGTCCAGGCTACCTGCGAACCACCGGACGGTGCTCTAGCGTTGTACGAAATCGCTCTGGACAAGTACAACGTGCAAGGGGAGCTGTGGTTGGGTATAGGAATAGCCATAGTTAGCGTACTGATCATGATAGTGTTCTTGTGCATTAGGTACACCACTCCTAAGAGACTTAGAACCGCGCCAAACAAGCCATAA
- the LOC143358730 gene encoding ATP-binding cassette sub-family G member 8 isoform X1 — protein sequence MGSEAWELERRYSVPGALDTRGLEPPASEDLHAWSIYRQNLNSDFTDSALGSAEKSPLPYGNFQLRDSTVQSILRHPRYGPKSPLASNSYTYLKFGLPRVLPPSARNRDGSSGYDSSEEGRRVSHAGTSGHGTSAMRSARSDPDFRHVHAVPREHAHSQLTVSRENPRLRSASEANLLQGGPRNNRRHSIAPIDPGYGVHEPRGTLLNGYCFVSSLLKVLNDLGHGMLGPEGYTLPLRPVPCLQHPHLQLRGVEASGSDGLPLLRGITLEAGATEVLAIMATTEKEGKHIVETIAGRKRIKRGDILLNGKSVSSRSLRSRVAYLSTESSLSPGLTAQQTLSFYMLLRGGPNTSKLEAEAILQELGLEATKHCLVNSLTTSEARRLSLACRLLQDSHILALDRPTHGLDIFDAFFLVEYLRQWAHRGQRLVVLTLHPPTYEILTMVSRVALTSGGRIMYSGLRRDMLPYFALAEFPCPPFKNPSDYYLDLVTLDDLSAEAMLESSQRIDHLAELARTRLPPLTDPGPPGALPPSISSPNIFMQIYALLLRTLIYSQPWTLTRLLRKIVVSASLSILLGAIFWDVAGDSNLNLRDRVGFHYASLGVFFWPLCMIAICEVADCRPNVERDIKDGLYGRFIYILTELFCGAVSWCIVYLIYLAPGYAMSGLHLVPDETLTSLWNYLSIGLLYLILQHLICILFAHTCKWIYLACLFSGIVIGEMSLAGGVTLHLENLPGWYQKISPMQWSLSLLLPTLHQPEVMSKLANCKPKQIQRQDIIVQATCEPPDGALALYEIALDKYNVQGELWLGIGIAIVSVLIMIVFLCIRYTTPKRLRTAPNKP from the exons ATGGGTTCAGAGGCGTGGGAGCTGGAGCGGAGGTACTCGGTGCCTGGGGCCTTGGACACTAGAGGATTGGAGCCGCCGGCTAGCGAAGACCTGCATGCCTGGTCCATTTACAG GCAAAACCTGAACTCGGATTTCACGGACTCTGCTCTGGGATCCGCGGAGAAGTCGCCCCTGCCTTATGGCAATTTCCAGCTGCGGGACTCGACGGTGCAGAGTATCCTCAGGCACCCTAGATACGGGCCGAAAAGCCCCCTAGCTAGCAACTCGTACACTTACCTGAAGTTTGGTCTTCCAAGGGTGCTGCCCCCTAGCGCACGCAACCGGGACGGGTCCAGCGGGTACGATTCCAGCGAGGAGGGTCGTAGAGTGTCGCACGCGGGTACCTCGGGTCATGGAACCTCTGCCATGCGATCTGCCAGGAGCGACCCTGACTTCAGGCATGTCCACGCGGTGCCTAGAGAGCATGCGCACTCTCAGCTGACGGTGTCCAGAGAGAATCCGAGGTTGAGAAGTGCTAGCGAGGCTAATCTGCTCCAGGGAGGGCCTAGGAACAACAGGAGACACAGTATAGCACCCATTGATCCTGGCTATGGGGTCCACGAACCTAGAGGTACGCTCCTGAACGGTTATTGCTTTGTAAGTTCATTGCTAAAGGTTTTAAATGATTTAGGTCATGGTATGCTCGGGCCGGAAGGTTACACCCTGCCTCTGAGGCCTGTACCTTGTCTGCAACACCCTCATCTTCAACTAAGAGGTGTGGAAGCTTCCGGAAGCGATGGGCTACCTCTTCTCCGGGGAATCACCCTGGAGGCCGGCGCCACCGAGGTCCTGGCCATCATGGCGACCACCGAGAAGGAGGGGAAGCACATAGTGGAGACCATCGCTGGCCGGAAACGAATCAAACGGGGAGACATTCTGCTGAACGGGAAGTCTGTGTCCTCGCGTTCCTTGCG GTCCCGTGTCGCCTACTTGTCTACAGAGAGCAGCCTAAGTCCCGGTCTAACAGCTCAACAGACTCTCAGCTTCTACATGCTGCTGAGAGGCGGCCCCAATACGTCCAAGCTGGAGGCTGAAGCTATTCTTCAGGAACTCGGTCTGGAAGCAACGAAACACTGTCTGGTGAACTCGTTGACGACCTCGGAGGCTAGGAGACTGTCTCTAGCCTGCCGTCTGCTTCAGGACTCTCATATTCTGGCTCTGGATAGACCCACACATGGTTTGGATATATTCGACGCGTTCTTTCTGGTCGAATATCTGAGACAATGGGCCCACAGAGGCCAGAGGCTTGTTGTCCTAACCTTGCACCCGCCCACTTACGAAATCCTGACGATGGTGTCGAGGGTGGCGCTGACTTCCGGTGGCAGGATCATGTACTCCGGTCTCAGGCGGGACATGTTGCCATATTTCGCGCTCGCTGAGTTCCCTTGTCCCCCTTTCAAGAACCCCTCGGACTACTATT TGGACTTAGTGACCTTGGATGATCTGTCAGCCGAGGCGATGCTGGAGTCCTCCCAGAGGATAGACCACCTGGCTGAGCTAGCCAGGACCAGGCTGCCTCCTCTGACCGATCCTGGACCCCCCGGCGCACTACCGCCCTCTATCTCCAGCCCGAATATTTTCATGCAGATCTACGCTTTGTTGCTGAGGACATTGATCTACAGTCAGCCCTGGACACTAACCAGATTGCTCAGGAAGATCGTGGTCTCGGCATCGCTCAGCATTCTGCTCGGTGCAATATTTTGGGACGTTGCTGGGGACTCTAACCTGAACCTGAGGGACAGGGTGGGCTTCCACTATGCCAGCCTGGGCGTGTTCTTCTGGCCGCTGTGCATGATCGCCATCTGCGAGGTGGCCGACTGCAGACCCAACGTGGAGAGGGACATCAAGGATGGCCTTTATGGCAGATTCATCTACATTCTGACAGAG CTATTTTGCGGAGCTGTGTCCTGGTGCATAGTCTACCTGATCTACCTGGCACCTGGCTACGCTATGTCAGGACTCCACCTGGTGCCTGACGAGACCCTGACCTCCCTGTGGAACTACTTGAGCATCGGGTTGCTGTACCTGATCCTACAGCACCTGATCTGCATCCTGTTCGCTCACACTTGCAAGTGGATCTACTTGGCCTGCCTGTTTTCTGGGATCGTGATAGGTGAGATGAGCCTGGCTGGTGGAGTGACTCTTCATCTGGAGAACCTGCCAGGCTGGTACCAAAAGATCAGCCCCATGCAGTGGTCATTGTCCCTGTTGTTGCCTACTCTTCATCAGCCAGAGGTGATGAGCAAATTGGCCAACTGCAAGCCTAAACAGATTCAGAGGCAGGACATCATCGTCCAGGCTACCTGCGAACCACCGGACGGTGCTCTAGCGTTGTACGAAATCGCTCTGGACAAGTACAACGTGCAAGGGGAGCTGTGGTTGGGTATAGGAATAGCCATAGTTAGCGTACTGATCATGATAGTGTTCTTGTGCATTAGGTACACCACTCCTAAGAGACTTAGAACCGCGCCAAACAAGCCATAA
- the Mkp3 gene encoding mitogen-activated protein kinase phosphatase 3, which produces MPGGNAMEEDLVGPEWLFRELRSQEGPGKLLILDCRAHSDFSETHIRGSVPLAIPSIMLRRLAAGKVDLLSTIRCLDLRNRVEVFLCGDQNNRGTFVLIGDSTDPAGHQGETIQVLSRRLRSSGGCVAILIGGFSAFRDKYPEWCEVSQVGGECPPGQDSNDGELMGLRSLRISTPPTRSYSDSDSDSTCDSVGPEEDKDFPVEILPHLYLGNAANSGDSDALARHRIQYILNVTPDLPNVFESAGSIKYMQIPISDHWSQNLASFFPQAIQFIEEARSSHKGVLVHCLAGVSRSVTITVAYLMHKCSLSLNDAFNLVRSRKSNVAPNFHFMEQLHSFEKELRDRGDRNRGNEQRCIGACRPDGPCNCPAPSFLSPIDLGLSPDSGIEFDRWAASTPAE; this is translated from the exons ATGCCAGGAGGAAACGCTATGGAGGAGGATCTCGTGGGGCCCGAGTGGCTATTCAGGGAGCTCAGGTCGCAGGAGGGCCCCGGCAAGCTACTGATCCTCGATTGCAGAGCGCATTCCGATTTTTCCGAAACCCATATTAGAGGTTCGGTTCCTTTAGCTATACCTAGTATCATGCTGAGACGGCTGGCGGCTGGCAAGGTCGACCTGCTGTCTACCATACGGTGCTTAGATCTAAGAAATAGGGTCGAAGTGTTTCTGTGTGGAGACCAAAACAATAGAGGAACATTCGTGTTGATCGGTGACTCTACGGACCCTGCAGGACATCAGGGCGAAACAATCCAGGTCTTGAGTCGGAGACTTAGGAGCAGTGGAGGATGTGTAGCTATTTTAATTG GTGGTTTTAGTGCATTCAGAGATAAGTATCCTGAATGGTGTGAGGTTAGTCAAGTCGGAGGTGAATGTCCTCCCGGTCAGGATTCCAACGATGGTGAATTGATGGGTCTGAGGTCCCTTCGGATATCCACGCCACCGACAAGATCTTACTCGGATTCCGATAGTGATAGCACGTGTGATTCTGTCG GACCCGAGGAGGATAAAGATTTTCCTGTTGAAATTTTGCCTCATTTGTATCTTGGGAATGCAGCCAACAGCGGGGACAGCGATGCATTAGCCCGCCACAGGATACAGTACATTCTCAACGTAACCCCAGATTTGCCAAATGTATTTGAAAGCGCTGGTTCGATAAAATACATGCAAATACCCATAAGTGATCACTGGAGCCAGAACTTAGCTAGTTTCTTTCCACAAGCAATTCAATTCATCG AGGAGGCACGGAGCTCGCACAAGGGCGTGTTGGTGCACTGTCTGGCGGGCGTGTCTCGATCAGTGACGATCACCGTAGCCTACCTGATGCACAAGTGCAGCCTGAGTCTGAACGATGCTTTTAACTTAGTCCGTAGTCGGAAGTCGAACGTCGCGCCGAATTTCCATTTCATGGAGCAACTGCACAGCTTCGAGAAGGAGCTGAGGGACCGTGGGGACCGTAACAGGGGCAACGAGCAGAGGTGTATCGGCGCGTGCAGGCCCGACGGCCCGTGCAACTGTCCCGCGCCGAGTTTCCTCAGCCCGATCGATCTGGGCCTCAGTCCCGATTCAGGTATAGAGTTCGATAGGTGGGCGGCCAGCACCCCGGCCGAATGA